The genomic DNA CTTGATTAATCTGCAAGCGACGATCGAAGACTCGGAAATGGTGCATGAGGTCTTTCGGGCTGCCCACTCTGTCAAAGGGGGTGCGGCGATGCTTGGGTTGACCAGCATTCAGCACGCGGCGCACCGATTGGAGGACTACTTCAAAGTTCTGAAGGAATGCCCAGGGGTAAGAACGACTCACAAGCTGGAAACTTTGTTTTTGCGGGTCTTTGATACGCTGCAAGCGCTGATCGAACAGCTTCAAGGACCGTTTGGCTTGACGGAAGACAAAGCGGCGGAGCTGATGGCAGCAGTCGAGCCCGTGTTTGCGGAACTGAATCAGGATCTCACGGCGTTAGTCAGCCAAACTGGGGCAACCCTGCCAGATGATGTAGAGTTTGTTGCCTCTCCTGCTCCTGCTGCTCCTGCTGCTCCAGTGGTTTCTAAGCCGCAGCCCGTGATGCCTCAGGAAGAAAGTGCGGTTCAGCTGATTTTTCGCAGCGATGTTCCGGCGCTCCTGCGGCAGATGCTTCAGACCTTCAAGCAGTCTGACAATGCGAATACGCGACAGCGGCTTCAGGATCTCTGTGGGCAATTGGCTCAACCGGGGGAACAGCTCGACATTCCTTACTGGTGTGACCTGTTAGAGGCAGTCAAACGATCGATCGCCTATCCAGAAAATTCGTACCGCATCCTCGCACCCGTTGTCATTAAAGAACTCAAGCAAGCACAGGACTTAGTGCTGTCAGGACAAGCGATCGAGATTGCCCCCAGCGATAGCTTGCTGGATCTGTTACCGCAGTTGGATTGGGGCAGCGGGCAGGACAGCGGAGAAAGCGTGGAATCCGATCTGTCCTCCTGGTTCGATTCGGATGAGGATGCTCCCCTGCTTACGAACAGTGACCTGCTGGGGCTGGAATCGGAGGGAGAGTTTGCGCTGTCGCTGGAGGAGTCGATCGCCGTTCCAGAGATGGAGCTGCCGTTGCAAGGGACTGATGCTGAAGGCGGAGATCTGCTGGGTGATTTGTTCGCGCAGAATGCGGCGGCTAATGGCGATTCGGACGAGTCGGATTTCTTCCTGTTGGATTTGGGCGAGCCGGAAGCGGCTGTCGAGCGATCTGGACCAGGAGTGGGCGATGCAGAACTCAACTCGCTGGCAGACTTGTTTGAGGCAAATCTCGATGCGGGCACCTCTTCGGAGCTAAGCTGGCTGGATAGCCTGGATGGTTCATTTGACTCCTCTATGAGTGAGATGGATACGGCATTGGAGCTGGGCGATGAGGCACACGAGGTATCCCTGTCGCAGGAGCCGTTCGATCGGGTTGCAGATGATCTGCCTGGCTCGCAGAGCAATGGCGAAACCTCCGAGCTGCTGCTGCCGCAAGACGAAGGCGACTCTTTCTTCACAGTGTTCCAGGTTGAGGAAACGGCTGCCTCAGACGATCTGGGATTGCCTGATTTAGAAGCGAATTTATTGGGGGATTCAGCCGTAGAAGACTGGGGTACCCTTCCTGAATTGCTTGTGGAGGAATCCAGCCCGGAGGAACCCTTCAGCTTTGACCTGGGGTTTGAGCTAGAGCAGGCGGCAGGTTCAGGGGACGACGATCTCCTTGCCTCGGTCTTTGGTGAACTTGACTCTTCTGAAGCCTCTGCTAATCTCTTTGATGAAGAGGCGTCGGCTGACAGCCCATTTGCTGCTGCTAGCAATGGATCGGATACGGAATTCCTCGATCTGTTCCCTCTAGGGGGAATGGAGAATGAACCCGTGGAGGACATGAATCAGGATGATCGGGATTCGATCGCAGAGGAGTTCTCAGGTGATCTGGACAACCTGCTAGAGATTGGAGAGTTCCCTGAAGCAGTTGACCCCGTTGAAGTAGTCGAACCCTCCGCAGCCCCCTTTGCCTCTAGTGATCTCAATGATTTGATGCCAGAATTTGCTGAAGCTGCGGCAGTCGATCGATTGGAGTCTGGTTTCCTGGATGGAGCTGAGCTATCCGCTTTCGATAGCGTGGAATTGAGTAGTTTGGAATTGAGTGACGCAGCAACGCAGCCAGAGACGCAGTCCGAGATCCAATCAGAAGAGTTCCTGATTGAGGAGACAGCTCCAGAACTCCTATTCCAGCCTGACCTATCCCAGTCTGAGGAAATACTGTTCGACGCAGAAGTTGCAAGTGATCTGTGGTCGGATGAAGCAATGGGCTTGGAGCAGGATGAGGCGGAACTCGGTTTTGATATTGCTGAACTGCTAGCGGCTGATGCGGTGCTAGATGGAGCCGACCAGCCTGATTTGGAAATTGCAGAAACGGAGGCGGATTCACCGTTTGACCTGTTCGCGGTTGACCTGGAATCTGTGGGTACAGAGTCCGTGGCTACAGAATCTATAGGTACAGATAATGCCGTGAGTGAAGGGTTTGGTGACGAAATCCTAGGGGGTGAAACTCTCGACAGGCAGACCTTTGGCAATGAACCCACTTTAGATGAGGATTTTGGTGCCCTCGAATCCCTGCTGTCTGAAGAGACGGATCTCGCGGCTGATTGGAATCTGACAGAGATGCCGTTCGGCGCTGCAATGATGCCTGATCTGTCTGGGGATAATCGTGATGTCCTTCAGGACAGTGTGAGTGGCTTGAGCGATAGGGAGTTCAGCGACGATCGCCCGGATGCCAGCGGATTGGGTGATGGCGAGTTGGATGTCGGTGGGTTTAGCGATCGCGGGTTTGGCGATAATCCTTCGGATGCCGCTGAATTTGGCGATGATTTTGCCGACCTGGAGGCGATGCTAAATGAAAGTGCCCCTCTTACTGCGATCGAAGTTCCTGTTTCGGGTCAGGAAACTGCTGACGCCGACTTTGCTGACCTGGAAGCATTGCTGGATGATGTGCCCCCCACTTCTCCACCCAAAATTGACGATGTGCCCATCAGCGGGTTTTCACCTACCACTAGCCTGCCTGCGGACGACGAGTTTGGCGATCTGGAGGCATTGATCAAGGATGTGGATCAGGTGTTGGGGGTTGGGTCATCTCCCAACCGCAAAATCGCCAGCGTTGCCCAGCGTCGCTCCAATCGCCGGAATGTGCTGAATGAGCAAATGATGCGCGTTTCGGTCAAACATCTCGATAACCTGAATAACCTCGTGGGCGAGATGGTGGTGAACCGGAACAGCCTGGAGCAGGCACAGGAGCGACTGCGGCAGTTTCTCGATAACTTGCTGTATCAGGTGCAGCAGCTCAGCGATGTGGGACAGCGGATGCACGATCTGTACGAACGATCGCTGCTGGAACGATCGCTGCTGGCGAGTCGGCGAGGGGGCTATTCCGGCACAGGTATGGGAGCAGCTTCGGCACAGACCAGCCATGCGATCGGGGTGAGCTTCGATGCGCTGGAGATTGACCAGTTCACGGCATTCCATACCCTGTCGCAGGAAATGATTGAGCTGATTGTGCGGGTGCGGGAGGCTGCCTCGGACATCGACTTTGTGGTGGAGGAAAGCGATCAGGTGACGCGCAACTTCCGCCAGATCACCACCCAGCTTCAGGAAGGGCTAACCCGATCGCGAATGGTGCCCTTTGCCCAGACCGCCGACCGTCTGCCCAGAGGGGTGCGCGACAACTCGCTGAAATACGGTAAGCAAATGGACCTGGTGATCGAAGGGCGGGATACGCTAATCGACAAGATGATTGTGGATCAGCTCAACGATCCCATGACCCATCTGGTGAACAATGCGATCGCCCACGGTATTGAAACGCCGGAAGAACGCCTTGCCGCTGGAAAGCCACCCGTGGGGCGGATTACGATTCGGGCATTCCACCAGGGAAATCAGACTATTATTTCAGTGAGCGATGACGGAGCAGGAATTAATCCCGATCGCGTCAAAGAGAAGGCACTGGCGAAGGGGCTGATTACCCCCGCGCAGGCAAAGGATCTGTCCCGACTGGAAATCTACGATCTGCTGTTCCATCACGGGTTTAGTACAGTAGATCAGGCGGACGATCTGCGCGGACGGGGTGTGGGTCTGGATGTGGTGCGAAACAATCTGAACGAAATTCGCGGCTCAATTACGATCGATTCGGCGATCGGCAGAGGGACGACCTTCACCATTCGTTTACCGCTGACCCTTAGTATCTCAAAGGCACTATGCTGCATCAGCAACCGTGCCCGCATCGCCTTCCCGATGGACGGGGTAGAGGATATGTTTGACCTGCCGAGCAACCGTCTCCAAACGGACGAAGAGGGACAGACGACCATTCCCTGGCGAGATATGACTCTGCCGCTCCAGCCCCTTTCTGACCTGCTGCGCTACAATCGCGTGTTGGGACGAGGCAGCGTTTATGGCGGGAATCAGGAAGATGATGTGATTTCGATCGTTGTGCTGCGAAGCGGTGGTCATTTCCTGGCGCTCCAGGTGGATCAAGTGTTGGGCGAACAGGAGATTGTAATCAAACAGCTTGAAGGTCCGGTGCCCAAACCGATCGGGGTCGCGGGAGCCACGGTGTTAGGGGATGGTCGGATTATGCCGATCGCCGATGTGCTGGAACTGATCGACCTGTGGCAGGGACGCATCCGCCGTGAACCGGGCGTGAATCTGTGGGAGCGCGAGCCGGAACCCATCATCGAAGATGCGAAGGCAGAACCTACTGTGCTGATTGTGGACGACTCGATCACGGTGCGCGAACTGCTGTCCATGACCTTCAGCAAGGTCGGCTACCGGGTGGAGCAAGCCCGCGACGGACAGGAAGCCTGGGAAAAACTGCGAGCCGGATTGCCCTGTAATTTGATCTTCTGCGACATTGAAATGCCACGCATGGACGGACTGGAACTGCTGTCTCGGATGCAGAAAGACCCGCATCTGTGCGAACTGCCGATCGCCATGCTTACCTCTAGAGGAGCCGATCGCCATAAGCAGATGGCAATTCAGCTAGGCGCAAAGGGTTACTTTACGAAGCCCTACCTGGAGGAAATGCTGCTGGATGCGGCTCAGCGAATGCTGCGGGGTGAGGTGCTGGTGAACGCGAATCCGACGACTACGATTAACTAACTCTGGGAATGAGGTGCTGAATGACAAACAGGACAGCAATGTGTCCGGGGTAGAACCAGTAGAACCAGCGGGCGCGTTTTCCCCGTTCTCCGTTTGCCAGCATAAAGAAGACCGGAGCAGCGATCGCCGGAGCCTGAGAGATTCCCCAACCAGGTTCAGCCAGAACGAGAGCGAAGTGGATCAGGAGCCAGGCAGTCCACCAGAGTCCGGTGGGTTCAAAGTAGCGAATCAGGGCAATGATGGCGATGCCATAGTAGCTGTAGTCTACCGGAATGACCTGTGCCAAAGCGGCTCCCGCAATCCAGGCGGGAATTTGTAGCCAGCGGTTGAATCGGGCGATTCGCAGGCAGACTAAGCCGATCGCCAGGGTAAACAGAATGTTGTACTGATCGTTTGCGCCGTTGAGCAAGACGGTATTGTAAATCGGCTGGGTAATGATTCCCATGATCAGCAGGCGGATCAGATATGCCCAGAAATTGCGCGTGTGCGCCTCCCCCTGAACGAGCAGCCAGCAAAACAACGGAAAGCTAAACCGCCCAATAAACCGCAGAACTTCTACTCCCGGAAAGAAGACTACCCCCACATGATCGATCACCATCAGCAGAGCTGCCAGGAGTTTGAGTTGATAGCTGTTGAGCGATCGGGGCATAGGGAATCGTAGTACCGGGGAGTCTCTGTGATCCTAAACGATTCCTCTCGGTTCAGGAGTTCGCATACTTCTGCCATGCCAGCTTTGCTGCTCCGACCATGCCTGCCTGGTTGCCCAACTCTGCCCGAAGCAGCTGAAGCCCTGCCCGTGAGGAGGGTAAAACGCGCCGCTCTAACTCTGCCTCGATCGCCGGAAAGAAGAACTCTGCACTGGCACTGACGCCACCGCCAATAATCACCGCCTGGGGGGTCAGAACATAAATGAGGCTGGCAATTCCCGCCCCCAAGTCGCGCCCGTACTCCTGCCAAAATTCGATCGCAGAACGATCGCCTGCCGCTGCCTTTTCGCCCAACTCATCGGGTTCCAGTCCTGTTCGTCGTCGGATTGCCCGCACAGAGGCGTATTGTTCCAGCGAACCGCGATTGCCGCTATTGCATTCGGGTCCGTCGGGATTGAGGGTAATTAAGCCCAGTTCCCCCGCCGCGCCATCGTGCCCGACAAACAGCTTGCCATCCAGAATAATTGCGCCGCCTACGCCCGTCCCCAGCGTCAGCAGGATCACGTTGCGGAAATGCTTGCCTGCCCCCAGCCAGAATTCCCCCAGCCCGGCACAGTTGGCATCGTTTGCCAGAATCGTGGGGCGATCGGTTTTTGCTTCTAACCAATCCGCCAGGGGAATATCGCGCCAGCCATCCAGATTAATCGCCACCCGCGCAATTCGTCCTTCCGCATCAGCGGGTCCGGGAGTTCCTAAGCCGATCGCCACTGCCTGACGGTCTGGATCAACAGAATCGATCGCCTCGACCAGCGCCAGCAAAACCGCTTCGGGGGTGGCAGGTTGGGGGGTGGGAACCGTAAGCGACTGGAGGCAATTCCCTTTCCAGTCAAATCTGCCGAGCTTAATGGCGGTTCCGCCGAGGTCGATGCCGATTACCTGATCTGCGGTGGAGAGGTCTGTGGGTGCGGTCATGGGAAGGGGAGTGGGGACTGGGAAGTAGGGGTGGATAGGTGAGAGAGGGAGCAGGGAGCAGGGGCGCAGAGGAGCGGGGGAGAATGAGACAAGAGGTTTTCTCTAATCTATTTTCTACAGAGCGTTCAATATCACTCTTGGAGATGGGATGACTCGGAGGGAGCTATTCCTGGCGCGATCGTGGATCGATTAGCTCATTTAAGCCTTCACCGACGAGGGACAGTCCGACGACGAGTAGGGTGAGTGCCAGTCCGGGGAAGAGAGCTGTCCACCAGATGCCTGTGGGGAGTGCGTCGAGTGCCTGCTGCAAATCCCGACCCCATTCCGGCGTTTCTTCGGGTAAGCCCAAGCCCAGGAAGCCCAGCCCACCCAGCACCAGGACGGCATCGGCGGCGTTGAGGGTAAACAGGACGGGGACGCTCTGGATCACATTCAGGAACAGATAGCGAGTCAGAACGCGCCAGGTGGAAGCCCCCATCGATCGCGCCGCTTCAATAAACAGTTCCGTCTTGACGCTGACCGTGTGGTTTCGCACGACCCGATAATACTGCGGCACGTAGGCAATACTGAGGGCGATCGCCGCATTCCACACGCCCCGACCCACCACAAACGCCAGCGTCACTGAGAGCAACAGTCCGGGCAGGGTGTAGATCGTATCCATCAGGAACAGCAGAACGCGATCGAGCCTGCCGCCCAGATAGCCGCTCACCATTCCTAGGGGAACCCCAATCACCAGACTCAGCAGGGTTGCCAGCACCACCACCTGTAACGCCGCCTGACTTCCAAACAGCGTCCGCGAGAATACATCGTAGCCCTGCCGTGACGTGCCAAACCAGTGTTCCGCCGAGGGAGGCTGATGGATTGGATTCGCCAGCCCCTCCGTCGGGTTTTGGAGCCAGCCCCAGGATTGCAGCAGGGGGGCAAACAGCGCCGCCAGAATAAACGCCAGCGTGATCACCAGTCCGATCGCCATCAACTGAATTGACAGGCGAGGGTACTGGGATAATCGCAGTCCGGGCAGACGGGATTTGGTGAGAGCCATAGAAAAAGGGCGATCGACTTTTCAGGAGACCAGGGTACGACGATTACCTCGAAGGGGAAACTGCGAAGCAACCGTGTATCCCGTATTGTCTCCTATGACGCTGCCATTTCTGCTTCGATTTCAACTGCGGCTTAAGATGTCACCGTTTCAATCAAGCTATTTCTAAACCTCTTTTAAGCTTCAGAAACGTCTGACTGCTCCTGCCTGCGTTTACGGAGTGCAGCAATGCCCACCCCTACTAATCCAGGCAGCAATGCTGGGGTCGGGATTGGGGCAGGGTCATAAGCAATCCCGATCGGACGCTGCAAGTTGGGGCTTGTGGAAACAAAAACAGCACCGGAATTGCCCGCCCCAGGCAGAGGTTCCCCTGTGAGTCCGTCGTAGCGCAAGATCGCTCCCTGGTTGCCTTGCGTGAAATCAAATCCGGTTG from Leptolyngbya ohadii IS1 includes the following:
- a CDS encoding hybrid sensor histidine kinase/response regulator, with the translated sequence MLSEQQQRIMGYFIEEAKDHLNTIEQGLINLQATIEDSEMVHEVFRAAHSVKGGAAMLGLTSIQHAAHRLEDYFKVLKECPGVRTTHKLETLFLRVFDTLQALIEQLQGPFGLTEDKAAELMAAVEPVFAELNQDLTALVSQTGATLPDDVEFVASPAPAAPAAPVVSKPQPVMPQEESAVQLIFRSDVPALLRQMLQTFKQSDNANTRQRLQDLCGQLAQPGEQLDIPYWCDLLEAVKRSIAYPENSYRILAPVVIKELKQAQDLVLSGQAIEIAPSDSLLDLLPQLDWGSGQDSGESVESDLSSWFDSDEDAPLLTNSDLLGLESEGEFALSLEESIAVPEMELPLQGTDAEGGDLLGDLFAQNAAANGDSDESDFFLLDLGEPEAAVERSGPGVGDAELNSLADLFEANLDAGTSSELSWLDSLDGSFDSSMSEMDTALELGDEAHEVSLSQEPFDRVADDLPGSQSNGETSELLLPQDEGDSFFTVFQVEETAASDDLGLPDLEANLLGDSAVEDWGTLPELLVEESSPEEPFSFDLGFELEQAAGSGDDDLLASVFGELDSSEASANLFDEEASADSPFAAASNGSDTEFLDLFPLGGMENEPVEDMNQDDRDSIAEEFSGDLDNLLEIGEFPEAVDPVEVVEPSAAPFASSDLNDLMPEFAEAAAVDRLESGFLDGAELSAFDSVELSSLELSDAATQPETQSEIQSEEFLIEETAPELLFQPDLSQSEEILFDAEVASDLWSDEAMGLEQDEAELGFDIAELLAADAVLDGADQPDLEIAETEADSPFDLFAVDLESVGTESVATESIGTDNAVSEGFGDEILGGETLDRQTFGNEPTLDEDFGALESLLSEETDLAADWNLTEMPFGAAMMPDLSGDNRDVLQDSVSGLSDREFSDDRPDASGLGDGELDVGGFSDRGFGDNPSDAAEFGDDFADLEAMLNESAPLTAIEVPVSGQETADADFADLEALLDDVPPTSPPKIDDVPISGFSPTTSLPADDEFGDLEALIKDVDQVLGVGSSPNRKIASVAQRRSNRRNVLNEQMMRVSVKHLDNLNNLVGEMVVNRNSLEQAQERLRQFLDNLLYQVQQLSDVGQRMHDLYERSLLERSLLASRRGGYSGTGMGAASAQTSHAIGVSFDALEIDQFTAFHTLSQEMIELIVRVREAASDIDFVVEESDQVTRNFRQITTQLQEGLTRSRMVPFAQTADRLPRGVRDNSLKYGKQMDLVIEGRDTLIDKMIVDQLNDPMTHLVNNAIAHGIETPEERLAAGKPPVGRITIRAFHQGNQTIISVSDDGAGINPDRVKEKALAKGLITPAQAKDLSRLEIYDLLFHHGFSTVDQADDLRGRGVGLDVVRNNLNEIRGSITIDSAIGRGTTFTIRLPLTLSISKALCCISNRARIAFPMDGVEDMFDLPSNRLQTDEEGQTTIPWRDMTLPLQPLSDLLRYNRVLGRGSVYGGNQEDDVISIVVLRSGGHFLALQVDQVLGEQEIVIKQLEGPVPKPIGVAGATVLGDGRIMPIADVLELIDLWQGRIRREPGVNLWEREPEPIIEDAKAEPTVLIVDDSITVRELLSMTFSKVGYRVEQARDGQEAWEKLRAGLPCNLIFCDIEMPRMDGLELLSRMQKDPHLCELPIAMLTSRGADRHKQMAIQLGAKGYFTKPYLEEMLLDAAQRMLRGEVLVNANPTTTIN
- a CDS encoding TraX family protein, whose translation is MPRSLNSYQLKLLAALLMVIDHVGVVFFPGVEVLRFIGRFSFPLFCWLLVQGEAHTRNFWAYLIRLLIMGIITQPIYNTVLLNGANDQYNILFTLAIGLVCLRIARFNRWLQIPAWIAGAALAQVIPVDYSYYGIAIIALIRYFEPTGLWWTAWLLIHFALVLAEPGWGISQAPAIAAPVFFMLANGERGKRARWFYWFYPGHIAVLFVIQHLIPRVS
- a CDS encoding ROK family protein, with the translated sequence MTAPTDLSTADQVIGIDLGGTAIKLGRFDWKGNCLQSLTVPTPQPATPEAVLLALVEAIDSVDPDRQAVAIGLGTPGPADAEGRIARVAINLDGWRDIPLADWLEAKTDRPTILANDANCAGLGEFWLGAGKHFRNVILLTLGTGVGGAIILDGKLFVGHDGAAGELGLITLNPDGPECNSGNRGSLEQYASVRAIRRRTGLEPDELGEKAAAGDRSAIEFWQEYGRDLGAGIASLIYVLTPQAVIIGGGVSASAEFFFPAIEAELERRVLPSSRAGLQLLRAELGNQAGMVGAAKLAWQKYANS
- a CDS encoding ABC transporter permease codes for the protein MALTKSRLPGLRLSQYPRLSIQLMAIGLVITLAFILAALFAPLLQSWGWLQNPTEGLANPIHQPPSAEHWFGTSRQGYDVFSRTLFGSQAALQVVVLATLLSLVIGVPLGMVSGYLGGRLDRVLLFLMDTIYTLPGLLLSVTLAFVVGRGVWNAAIALSIAYVPQYYRVVRNHTVSVKTELFIEAARSMGASTWRVLTRYLFLNVIQSVPVLFTLNAADAVLVLGGLGFLGLGLPEETPEWGRDLQQALDALPTGIWWTALFPGLALTLLVVGLSLVGEGLNELIDPRSRQE